The segment ACCTGAAGGATTACAAAAAGAATCATTCGCTGATGATTAAAATTCTGCTTCTTCTAATGCCTTTTCACAAGAACATGATTTTGAAACAGGAATTTTATCAATTAATTCTGTAAGGAGTTTCTTAGTTAATTCAACATTTTTTGATAATGTTTCAATAACCTCTTTTGCTGTGACTGGTTTTTCTGCCCATACGTCATAATCTGTAACTGTTGAAATTGATGCATAGCAAATTTGTGCCTCTCTTGCTAATTGACACTCTGGCACTAGTGTCATACCAATTATCTCTGCACCCGTACTTTTGTAAAATTTTGATTCTGCTTTAGTTGAAAATCTAGGTCCTTCAATGCAGACATATGTTGCTTCTTTATGAATTTTTAATTCTTGTTTGTCTGTTACATCTAAAATTGCTTTTTGTAATTCTGGGCAAAATGGATCTGCAACTGAAATGTGTATGACTCGTCCATCTTCAGAAAATGAACCTTTACGTGATTTTGTAAAATCTAAAAATTGTGTTGGTAATGCAAAGTCTCGTGGTGCAAATTCTTCTTTTAAACTTCCAACTGCTGATGGAGCAATTATTCTTTTTACTCCTAATTCTTTGAATGCCCAAATGTTTGCTCTGTAATTTATCATATGTGGTGGAATTGTATGTTTTTTTCCATGTCTTGGTAAAAATGCAATTTTTCTTCCGTTGAATTCGCCAATTGTTATGGTATCAGAAGGTTTTCCGTACGGTGTATCTATAGCAATTTCTTTTGGTTCTTTTAATAACCCTGAATCATAAATTCCTGTACCGCCAAAAATTCCAATTTCTGCAGTTTCTTCCATTAGTATTCCACCAATGATTCTGATCTGTAATCTTTAATCTTTTCTCGACCGTTTAATTCAAGTAATTCTATAATGAATGCGAATCCCACTATGGTTCCATTAATTTTTTCAATTAATTTTGCTGCAGCTTTTGCTGTACCTCCAGTTGCTAACAAATCATCACAAATCAAAACACGTTGTCCTTCTTGAATGACGTCTTTCTGAACTTCTAATGTTGCCTTACCATATTCTAGAGTATATGATGTCTTAACAACTTTGCCAGGCAATTTTCCTGCCTTTCGTACAAGAATCATTCCTTTGTTGTATTTCAGTGCTAATGCACATGCTATGATGAATCCTCTAGATTCAATTCCAGCAAAAACATCCACGTCGTTAGGATGGAATTTCTTTGAAAATTCTTCTATCATAAATGATAGTGCTGATGGATCACCTAAGATTGGTGAGAAATCTCTAAACAAAATTCCTTTTTTAGGGAAATTTGGATAATCTGCAATCTTATCTTTTAGATTCATAAGTTTAGACGAAAAATTGAGAAATAAAAACCGTTAGTTGATCAACTAATCGTGAATTTTGTAGATGTGTTTGATGCACCGTCATCTGCAGTCATCTCATATTCTCCACTTTCTAAATCTGCTGGAATCTGCCACATTGTAAGATATTCCCCATTACTCTTAGCAGTAATATTTAATTCATCAATTTTAATCCCTTCTGAATCAAATATTTTGATTGTTACCGTTGCTGATAATCTCGCACCTGAACCTGATATATTCAATAATTCATTTGTATTATAATTACTCTTATCTGTGAATATTTGTAATTCGTTGTTTTCTCCAGAAACTGAAAATTCCACATCTTTAAAATTTCCACCACTTTTTGCATTAACATTCCACTTTCCTACCGTTGCATCTAATGGGATTCTAAAATTATCTACTTTGAATACTCCAAATCTATCAGAAAATGTTTCAATTTTCTTTATAATCTTTCCATTAGAATCACTAATTGTGATATCTAATAGCACATTGATTGCACCTGTACTTCCAAGAATTAAAATCTGTTCTCCTTGCTTGTAATCATCTCTAGTTGTTTGAATTGAAATTGCGCCAGAACCTGTTGTCAATCCAATTGTAAACACTGCTGAACCAGAACTTTCACCTCTCTTTGCATTCAAAGTGAACGATCCATTTGGCAAATCATTTGATTTAATTTTATATACCTCTTTACCATCTGGTCCCAGATTCAATGTATCTGAAAGTTTTTCTCTATCTGCAGAGTCAATCAAAATAATTGCAACTTGTGAGTTAACTGGACCCTGAATTTCAACGTTAATCATTTCATCACTTGCAAAATTTAATTTTGTTGGTCTCACAATTAATATTGGTTCAGGTTCCTGCCCCACGCCAAAAGTTGTAATTCCAGATTCATTTCCTTGAAATGCTGATAAAATGTAAGTTCCTTCGACTGAACCTCTTGGTATTTCTACATTGAAGTTGACTAATCCTGATTCTCCAACTGAAACAGTTCTAGAGAATATCTCTGTATTAATGGCGTCTTCAATAATTATTGACATCTCTTGATTTGGGATTGCAGTGCCCTCAAATGTAATAGACTCGCCTGCTTCAATACTTGTTTCTGTACCTGAAATATTGATTAATTTTGCACTTATCACTTCCACATTTCTTAATGCCTTGCCTTTTCCATCATCAATTTCAATGGAAATCATTCCTAAATCCAACTCTGGAGAAATCAAATTATCATACGTCCATTTACCATCAAATCTTACTTGAATTGTATCTATGGCAAGAATATTTCCGTTGTTATCTTTTGATGTAATAGTTAATGTTGTATTTGGCGTTGCCATTCCATCAAGTGTAATTACATCTCCACGCTTAGCTTCTTGTGGTGTGTTTCCAAGTGACAATTTTATCACATCTGCAATCTCTCTATTTTCTAATTGTGGAATTCTTATACTGAGCGTTTTTTCATTTCCTCCTGAATCTCGTAAAACAAATTCAGTTCTTTCATCATTAAGAATGGCTGGTAATTTAGACGTAAACAGTATCTTTCCGTCTGAATCAACTTTCACTGATTCTTTTAGTTCATTTGCAATGTAGAAATCAAGTGATTGGTTTGGAACAAAGTCTTCTCCAACTACTCTAAAATAAGAATTTGATGCAGGTTTTTCTGGAATAAATCTGAAGTTTGAACTCTCTTTTATTGTAACAATTTTAGGCTGATTTAATTCTGGTTTATTTTCTGATATTTCTGATTTTGTTACAGTTGTACTTGCTGAACTAATTATTTCTCCCTTTGAATCTAATGCTTTCCAATTTATCACTGGATTATTTTCTATAGTCTTAATTCCAAATTTTACAGATTGACCTGGGTCTATTTCCGTTTGTGATGTAAACACAATTACTCCTTGTGGCGTATTTTTACCCATCCATCCATTTTCAGTTTTAAAAGACTTGAATTCATTTTCTCCACTCAACCAGATTCTTACCGTATCTATACTCGCAGTATTTCCTCTATTGTTTTTTAATTCAAGTATAGTTGAATCCTCAAAACCTGTACTTACACCGATGACTTTATCAGCAAAACTAGTATCAAAACTTGATACAAAAATGACTGATGAAATTAATAATAATGAAAAAACTAAAACTGAATGTGAGCCCATCATAGAAATGTTCTATTATCTACAATTAAATCTTAATGAGAATTAATTCGTGAAATATCTAATTCTATGCAACCTGAGTAGCTTTCAATTCATATGGATTTTCTGACCACCATTTTGTGTATAGCTGGTCAATTTCTTTCATATCTGAATTATTTAGATATCCTCCATTTGACATATCTGAAAATGTTTGAATTTCTTCTTCACTGATTACCGTTGGAAAAACTGAAGAAATCCCTTCTTTTGATAAGATGAATTTAATAGCCAATTCTTTAATGCTTAATCCATTTCTGTCAGCGATTGGTTTTAACTCTTCAACTTTTTTCAATGAAGCTTTTATCCATTCACCTTTTCTTACTGAACGATGATCTTTTTCATCGATTTTTGTATCTGCATTTACTTTACCTGTCAAAATTCCTGATGCGTCAGGAACTCTAACTAGAATTCCTACGTTATTTTCTATACCTGAGTTTAACAATTCATTTCCTGGTGTTTGTTCTAAAATATTAAAAACAGTTTGAACTGCAGTCACATTTTTTCTTTTCATGGATTCTAATCCCTCTTCTGTCCATCCTATTGCTGGCCCTAAAGCAATTTGATACGTTTTAATTTTTTCCTCTTCAATCAAACTATCTAATGTATTGAAAATAGAATCATCTTTAATATGATGCATTTTTGGATTATGCAAACCATACATGTCGACATAATCTGTCTTCAATCTATCCAAACTATTGGTTAATGCTTTTCGGGTGAATTTCTCATCAAATTGTTGTGGTAATTCTGTATGTCCAACTTGTTTAACTTGCTCAAAATCATAACCATATTTAGTTGAAATTATAACTTCATTTCTCATGTCTTTGAAAGCTTCTCCAATCAATCGTTCACTTTTGCCCTTTCCATACATGTCCCCAGTTTCAAAGAAGTTTATTCCACAATCATAAGCTTTTTTCAACATTCTTTTAGCTTCGTCTTCATCAATTTCTTTTCCCCACCAGTTTAATGCAATAGTCCATGCTCCAAAACCAATTTCGGAAACCTTAATTCCACTTTTTCCTAATTTTTTATATTTCATTTAACTATCTCCTTGAACTCTTCTAGTTTTTTCTCAATCTCATTATCTTCCAAAGCTGATTCTCTTCTTCTACGTCTAACCATCCATTCTGTATCTTGAAAATTTGAATTTAATTCTATCCAAGATTTACATCCTGAAAACTCTGATTTTAGTGGTAAATCAAACTCTGGAACTTTCATTATTTTTAAGAATACTGCTTTCATTGGTTTTTCAGGCTTCCAATTTCTTCTTTCTTGAATGTATGAATCACTCCAAATATGAAATGATGATAATTGATTGATTATTTCATTGGATTCAATATCCTTTTCAAATAAAATTTCTGCATATGAAGAAATTTTATTAAATCCTGCTTTTGGTTTTTTGTCTAAAACTTCATTTAGGAAATCATGGAATTCTGGTTTAACATGTTTTGTTTCTTGGTGTTCCCATGTCGGAAACAAAAAAAATTTTTTAGATTCAATATTAAATCCTGATGCAGTTTCTAAAATACCACCTTTTCTTAAAATCACGGTTTGTTTTCCTTGTTCTAGAGCTTTTACTACCGTAGCCCACTCTTTTAGTCCTTCCATTATCCAAGACTCGTAATTATAGGGACTATATCTTTTTTCACACAGACTATCATCGGTGTATCTTCTTTGACATATGCTGAAACTTTGGTACCTCTAAGTTCCATAATCATATCTTGAAATACATTTAGATCATCTGATTCGAATGCTAACATGAAATCTTGGTCGTGAATACCAAAGGAGTATGTTGTGTTTAGTTCTACTTGTGGATATTTTTGACTAACTTTGATATGCTCATCCATCATTGCTTTGCGTTGTTCAAGAGGTAAGAGATACCATTCTCTTGTTTTGATAAAAGGGTAAACAACTGTGTATTTTTTTGCCTCTAATCCTCCAACAAATGAATGGATTCTGTCTTTTTGTGCATATATTGATGGTCGTGTTGATGAAAAATAAACTATGGATGGCATGATATATTTCCCAACTACTGTCAAGTATATTTTTGAAATTGTTTCTTGAATATCTTCAATTGATTCAGACATGAACCAAATTAAAAAATCTGCATCATTTCTTAATCCTAGTGTTGAATATGTTCTAGATTGTACTGGAGCATTTTCTAAAATATTTTCTAACTCTTTTGCTGATTCCTCTTTTGCCAAATCCGCCATCCATCTCCATTTTGGATCTATTTTAAAAAATGAGAAATTGAAATAGTATCTTTTATTTTCTTCAGACATGATCATTCATTTGTTGTCTAATATTTAAAATAATTTTAATTTCTTACTGCTTTGCTTCTTCAAGAACCCAATCATAACCACGTTTTTCAAGTTCTTGTGCAAGACTTGCATCTCCGCTTTTCAAAATTTTACCATCCGCAAAAACATGAACATGATCTAACTTGTCTAAGAAATTAAGAATTCGTGCATAATGTGTAATTACAATTGTTGTTGAATCTTTATCTGATACCTGACTAATTGCTTTTGCAACTGATTGTACTGCATCAATATCTAATCCTGAATCTGGTTCATCTAAAATAGAAATTTTTGGTTTTAGTACTGCCATTTGTAATACTTCTGCACGTTTCTTCTCTCCTCCAGAAAACCCTTCATTCAAATATCTTGAAAGAAAGTCTTCTCTTAATCCAACGGAATTGATATTTTCTTTTAGATAATTTTGAAATTCTCTTACAGTGATGAACACTTCACGTTCTTCACCTTTCATTGCTTTACTAAGTGCATTGTAAGATGTTCTAAGAAAATGTGAAAAACCTACTCCCGAAACTTCTGTTGGATATTGAAATCCCAAAAACAATCCTTTTTTTGCTCTCTCATCCGCTGTTAATTCTAAAATACTCTCTCCATCAAGTAGTATGTCTCCTTGAGTTACTTCGTACTTTGGATGTGCTAATAGTGTATATGATAATGTACTTTTTCCAGAACCATTAGGTCCCATAATTGCATGAACCTCACCTGGGCCAGTTTTCAAATTCACACCTTTGAGAATTTCTTTACCTTCTCTTGTTACATGTAAATCCTTTATCTCAAGTTCTGCCATGGATTTATCCTCTGATCTTCGTATATAATCTCGACGAATTTTAGCTAATCCTAATCTAAAATAAAGAAGAAAGGGGGGGATTATTTTTTGGCTAAAATAGGTCTTAATGTCAAAGTCATCTTATGTGTTGAAAGAATCTCCTTGACTCTATTTCTGATTGTGACTTCTGTGATGCCAGAAACTGTTGATACATCTCTTTGTAGAACATTTTGCCCTAACAAAACTGATGATACATACAGATAAGCTGAGGCTATTCCATTTGGAGCCTTTCCATCTGTAATGTTTTTGGTTTCTGTTTTTGCGGCAATTTCTAAAGCAAGTCGCTCAACTCTTACATCTGTTTTAGTTAGATTTGCGATCTTTGAGATATATTTGTCCATGGTAACTACTGGGGTTACAACATTTCCTATCTCTAAAACAAGATTTCTGTAGTATTTTGCAGCTAACTTTGTTTTTGCCTTTACATCTTTTGGTGCACAAACATTTTTGCAAATCTCATCTAATGATCTAACAATTCCGCATTGTTTGCATGCCATATACACTACTGCTATGGTAATGCTTACGACTGATTTGCCCTTGACCTCGATGTTTTTTCCATCTAGGCTACGATAAATCATGGATGCTGTTTCTACCACATTTTTTGGAAGACTACAACTAACACAGGTTTCAGAAATCTTTCCTAAAACATTAGTTAATCTTCTTTCACGTGGAGATGTTACGCGAACTCTTTGTTGCCATTTTCTTAGATTTTGCATTTGATTGGAAACTGTGCTTGGAATTTTTTTGCCACTAAAATCTGTGGATGAAATTGAGATGTCTGTAGCAATTCCCATATCATGTTGTGCAAGTGTTGTTTGTCCAGATGCTCTTGCTAATCTCATTTTATCTTCGAGATTTGATGTTTTTGTTTCTGGACCCATATCAGCCATTTGTTCATCAACGACAATGCCGCATCCGGAACAAATTCTCTCACCATTGTGAATGTCATCTATTACTGGAGATTTACATTCAGTACAGCAAGATTGTATTTCTATTGTACTCATCTATGTCTTCTCCTGCTTTTTTTCTTTGCAGGAGCTTGATCAAGCGCAAAAACTTTTTTCCCATTAATCTTTCTCAAGTTATTTGTTAATGGTATGGCTGACGCAAAGGGACTTGATACTGGTCCAATTAGCTCTGTAACTTTTGCAATTTTTTGACTATTGCTATCACAAAGAATTTGACCTTCAGGTACCTCTGAGTTGAGTCGTACAATGACTCTGCCACTATTGGCTAAGTGCATAACTTCACCTACCTCCTGCAATTACAATTCAGAAGTTTTGATAGTTTTCATTAAGTTCTGTCAACAAAACTTTAGTTCGTAGCTATTTTCGTTACTGTTTTGATTGTTTTGCCCTTTTAGATACTAATTTTTGAGAAATTTTTTCAAGCATTGTTGTCTTTTTTTCTGTTTTTGGTAGAACAATGTATCCAGATCTGACATATGGTCTTTTTGGATATCTCACTTGTTCTTCTGTTTCTTTTGGTTGTAGTCCTGCAGAGTTTGATGCATCAATTAATTCTTTTAACGATGGATCAAAAACACATTTTTCTTTTGATAATCTTCTACCTTTGTTACGTGGTAATGTCTTGTTAAAATAATCAAGCCAGATTACGACGTGTTCGTAATCTTTCATATCTCTACTTTACTAAAATTCCGCTAACTGTTCCGC is part of the Candidatus Nitrosopelagicus brevis genome and harbors:
- a CDS encoding S-methyl-5'-thioadenosine phosphorylase translates to MEETAEIGIFGGTGIYDSGLLKEPKEIAIDTPYGKPSDTITIGEFNGRKIAFLPRHGKKHTIPPHMINYRANIWAFKELGVKRIIAPSAVGSLKEEFAPRDFALPTQFLDFTKSRKGSFSEDGRVIHISVADPFCPELQKAILDVTDKQELKIHKEATYVCIEGPRFSTKAESKFYKSTGAEIIGMTLVPECQLAREAQICYASISTVTDYDVWAEKPVTAKEVIETLSKNVELTKKLLTELIDKIPVSKSCSCEKALEEAEF
- a CDS encoding adenine phosphoribosyltransferase, which codes for MNLKDKIADYPNFPKKGILFRDFSPILGDPSALSFMIEEFSKKFHPNDVDVFAGIESRGFIIACALALKYNKGMILVRKAGKLPGKVVKTSYTLEYGKATLEVQKDVIQEGQRVLICDDLLATGGTAKAAAKLIEKINGTIVGFAFIIELLELNGREKIKDYRSESLVEY
- a CDS encoding aldo/keto reductase, giving the protein MKYKKLGKSGIKVSEIGFGAWTIALNWWGKEIDEDEAKRMLKKAYDCGINFFETGDMYGKGKSERLIGEAFKDMRNEVIISTKYGYDFEQVKQVGHTELPQQFDEKFTRKALTNSLDRLKTDYVDMYGLHNPKMHHIKDDSIFNTLDSLIEEEKIKTYQIALGPAIGWTEEGLESMKRKNVTAVQTVFNILEQTPGNELLNSGIENNVGILVRVPDASGILTGKVNADTKIDEKDHRSVRKGEWIKASLKKVEELKPIADRNGLSIKELAIKFILSKEGISSVFPTVISEEEIQTFSDMSNGGYLNNSDMKEIDQLYTKWWSENPYELKATQVA
- a CDS encoding DUF1802 family protein, with protein sequence MEGLKEWATVVKALEQGKQTVILRKGGILETASGFNIESKKFFLFPTWEHQETKHVKPEFHDFLNEVLDKKPKAGFNKISSYAEILFEKDIESNEIINQLSSFHIWSDSYIQERRNWKPEKPMKAVFLKIMKVPEFDLPLKSEFSGCKSWIELNSNFQDTEWMVRRRRRESALEDNEIEKKLEEFKEIVK
- a CDS encoding chlorite dismutase family protein yields the protein MSEENKRYYFNFSFFKIDPKWRWMADLAKEESAKELENILENAPVQSRTYSTLGLRNDADFLIWFMSESIEDIQETISKIYLTVVGKYIMPSIVYFSSTRPSIYAQKDRIHSFVGGLEAKKYTVVYPFIKTREWYLLPLEQRKAMMDEHIKVSQKYPQVELNTTYSFGIHDQDFMLAFESDDLNVFQDMIMELRGTKVSAYVKEDTPMIVCVKKDIVPIITSLG
- the sufC gene encoding Fe-S cluster assembly ATPase SufC; the encoded protein is MAELEIKDLHVTREGKEILKGVNLKTGPGEVHAIMGPNGSGKSTLSYTLLAHPKYEVTQGDILLDGESILELTADERAKKGLFLGFQYPTEVSGVGFSHFLRTSYNALSKAMKGEEREVFITVREFQNYLKENINSVGLREDFLSRYLNEGFSGGEKKRAEVLQMAVLKPKISILDEPDSGLDIDAVQSVAKAISQVSDKDSTTIVITHYARILNFLDKLDHVHVFADGKILKSGDASLAQELEKRGYDWVLEEAKQ
- a CDS encoding transcription initiation factor IIB, yielding MSTIEIQSCCTECKSPVIDDIHNGERICSGCGIVVDEQMADMGPETKTSNLEDKMRLARASGQTTLAQHDMGIATDISISSTDFSGKKIPSTVSNQMQNLRKWQQRVRVTSPRERRLTNVLGKISETCVSCSLPKNVVETASMIYRSLDGKNIEVKGKSVVSITIAVVYMACKQCGIVRSLDEICKNVCAPKDVKAKTKLAAKYYRNLVLEIGNVVTPVVTMDKYISKIANLTKTDVRVERLALEIAAKTETKNITDGKAPNGIASAYLYVSSVLLGQNVLQRDVSTVSGITEVTIRNRVKEILSTHKMTLTLRPILAKK
- a CDS encoding H/ACA ribonucleoprotein complex subunit GAR1 gives rise to the protein MQEVGEVMHLANSGRVIVRLNSEVPEGQILCDSNSQKIAKVTELIGPVSSPFASAIPLTNNLRKINGKKVFALDQAPAKKKSRRRHR
- a CDS encoding signal recognition particle subunit SRP19/SEC65 family protein translates to MKDYEHVVIWLDYFNKTLPRNKGRRLSKEKCVFDPSLKELIDASNSAGLQPKETEEQVRYPKRPYVRSGYIVLPKTEKKTTMLEKISQKLVSKRAKQSKQ